A stretch of Desulfovibrio sp. UIB00 DNA encodes these proteins:
- a CDS encoding DmsC/YnfH family molybdoenzyme membrane anchor subunit codes for MHYEFPLVFFTVLTQLAVGMAVFAAFGMLRPAAGAVTSASRQTAGVNPLGSKEWYVVAGAALLGLAASMLHLAQPWRAATALTNMGGSWLSREGLVFGLFAALACLCCFKPSRLLCVLTALAGLAGIIMQGMTYAVISMPAISNGVPMLLFALTSLSLGAAFAQNRVGVLRVFLGMLMAVLLIVPCVWASGGTIMQATARAWLASPLFWGGLALLGAAFGLTYAARQRACALGLLVFCAVLLSRIVFFKDTIHTATGLGLPY; via the coding sequence ATGCATTATGAATTCCCTCTTGTCTTTTTTACGGTGCTTACCCAGCTTGCCGTGGGCATGGCCGTATTTGCGGCATTTGGAATGCTGCGCCCCGCTGCCGGGGCCGTAACCTCGGCCTCCAGACAGACCGCAGGAGTTAATCCTCTTGGCAGCAAGGAATGGTACGTTGTGGCCGGGGCCGCCCTGCTCGGGCTGGCGGCTTCCATGCTGCATCTGGCCCAGCCCTGGCGCGCCGCAACGGCGCTTACCAATATGGGCGGTTCCTGGCTCAGCAGGGAAGGGCTGGTATTCGGCCTGTTCGCCGCGCTGGCCTGCCTTTGCTGCTTCAAGCCTTCGCGCCTGCTGTGCGTACTCACTGCCTTGGCGGGGCTTGCGGGTATCATCATGCAGGGCATGACCTATGCCGTCATCTCCATGCCTGCCATCAGCAACGGCGTACCCATGCTGCTCTTCGCCCTTACCAGCCTTTCGCTGGGCGCGGCCTTTGCGCAAAACCGGGTTGGGGTGCTGCGGGTGTTTCTGGGTATGCTCATGGCGGTGCTGCTGATTGTGCCCTGCGTGTGGGCCTCCGGCGGTACGATCATGCAGGCCACGGCCCGTGCGTGGCTGGCTTCGCCCCTGTTCTGGGGCGGACTGGCGCTGCTGGGCGCGGCCTTTGGGTTGACCTACGCGGCGCGGCAACGCGCCTGCGCGCTTGGCCTGCTGGTGTTCTGCGCCGTGCTGCTCAGCCGCATCGTCTTTTTCAAGGATACCATCCACACCGCTACAGGCCTTGGCTTGCCCTACTAA
- a CDS encoding 4Fe-4S dicluster domain-containing protein has protein sequence MSKRRAFLMDMDKCIGCRSCAMACKNFNQLEPDMVWRQVYPLDEAIYPHHDRAFLSLACNHCEHPACMDACPTSSYEKRPDGVVVHHKETCIGCTNCIRSCPYGAPRFNKAEKHAEKCSMCHERLDAGLLPACVQGCPTGALELVDLEQFDDTNAVQNPAGYPAMPRLNPSTRFILPRMPRQVRG, from the coding sequence ATGAGTAAAAGACGCGCGTTCTTGATGGATATGGATAAGTGTATTGGCTGCCGCTCTTGCGCCATGGCCTGCAAAAACTTCAACCAGCTGGAGCCGGACATGGTCTGGCGGCAGGTGTATCCGCTGGACGAGGCCATTTATCCGCACCACGACAGGGCCTTTCTTTCGCTGGCGTGCAACCATTGCGAGCATCCCGCCTGTATGGATGCCTGCCCGACGTCTTCGTACGAAAAGCGGCCTGACGGCGTGGTCGTGCACCACAAGGAAACCTGCATCGGCTGCACCAACTGCATCCGCTCCTGCCCTTATGGCGCGCCGCGCTTCAACAAGGCGGAAAAGCATGCGGAAAAATGCAGCATGTGCCATGAGCGCCTCGATGCCGGACTGTTGCCCGCCTGCGTGCAGGGTTGCCCCACTGGCGCGCTGGAGCTTGTGGATCTGGAGCAGTTTGACGATACCAACGCCGTGCAGAATCCGGCTGGCTACCCTGCCATGCCGCGCCTTAATCCTTCCACCCGGTTTATCCTGCCCAGGATGCCGCGTCAGGTCAGGGGGTAA